The nucleotide window CCGTCCTCAGTGCGCAGGAGATTCTCGGCGAGCACCTTGAGGCTGTAGGGCAGGCGCTCCAGGCCGACTACAGCGTCTAGGCGGAAGATCTCGTAAGCACGACCGTCAACGTCGAGGGTGGTGCGGGCGGCAAAGGTGTCGAGGCTGGTCAAGGTGTCGCTCCTGTCCATTCGGGTGCGATTGGAACCTTGGTACCACTGCGGCACCGGTCCTGGGGTCACGTTATCCGACAACCTGTCACAGTGCGTCAACACGGCGACGAAACTTTCAGATTCTCCTGGGTTTTCCGCCTTTCCCTCCCCGCGCCGCTCAGGCGCGTTCCAACACGGCGATCGTCTCAAAATGGTGCGTGTGGGGGAACATGTCCAGGGCGCTCATGGCGACCAAGCGGTAGGCGCCACACAGGAAGGTGCCTAAGTCGCGGGCCAACGAGGCTGGGTCGCAGGCCACCATAACGACTCGCTGCGGTTCCAGGGCGCAGACAGCTGCTACAGCTTCCCGGCCCGCACCGGCGCGCGGCGGATCTAGGACGACGACGTCGGCCCGCTGCTGACCGTTGCCGAATGCCTCACCGACCCCGGCCACGGAGCGGGCGCTGACCCGGCCTGCAAACAAGTGCGCTCCGGTATGCGAGTGTAAGAGGCGGCGAGCGTCACGCACGGCGGTCTGGGCGCCCTCGATGCTGCGGACCTCGCCGGTCAGCAGAGTCAAGGGCAGGGTGAACAGCCCTGCACCCGAGTAAAGCTCCAAGACCTTCAACCCAGTGTCCTCCTGGAGTGCTTCGGTCTGGCTGGTGGAGCCAGCAGCGGTGGGCTCAGGGCTCAAGGCGGCACGCACCACGCGGTCCACCAGCACGGTGGGAGCATCGCGGTGCACCTGCCAGAAGCTGTCCGCATGCAGGCTGTAGCGCAGCTGGCCCAATCCCAAACCACTAGCATCCACCACCTCCTCCACCCGGCGTCGGGTGGTGGGGCGCCCTTGCGCATTCATCACTTGCTGCCCCACCAGCACCAGCGGCTCTCCAGCACTGGGGGCGACGGCGCGCAGCGTGTCCCCGGGCGTCAGGCCGCGGCGCCAGACGGCCCGTTCCGTCAACCCGAGCTCCTGAATCTCGCGGACGGCCAATGGCAAGGAGTGCAGGGGCAGAACCTCGCCGGAACGGAAGCCGTGCATCCCCAACTGCCCGTCTGCGGTGGCCGCTAAGCCGACGCGGGTACGCGTGGCGGTTCCAGCGTGAGCGCGCACCTGAGAGCTGTCACTGGCCTCAGCAGCCTGCTCACTGGGCATGGCCTCCACCGCGATGCTGCCGCCTTTGGCCTCGGGCAGGGCGGCTACAGCGTCGACCACCTTCTGCCCGCCAATGCGGCGCAGGCAGTCGGCCAAGACCCAGCGTTTCCAGGTGCGTTGGGCAGGAAGCGCCACGTGGCTGAGTTCACCACCGCCTACTCCCCCAGCGCCAGCCTGTGCCCAGGCTGGGCGGACGCGGTCGGGTGAGGCTACGAGCACCTCGGTGGTCTCAGCCCGCCAGGAGCGGGCACCGCGTTCGGTGAGGCGCGCACATACGGTCTCCCCGGGCAGGGCGTGGCGCACGAAGACCACAGGCCCGGTGGGGTCGTCCTTTAGGCGGGAGACACAGTGGCCACCGTGGGCGGGCGCGCCAACGTTGAGGATGAGCTCCTCGACTTGGCTGTCGGCCGCTGCGGGCGTCTGCTGCTCAGACACGAGGTCGTCCCTTCTTAAGGTCCTTGAGGTTGTCGATCTTGGCCTCGGTCGCCGCACGGGTGGTGGCGCGGCGGTCCTTAGACGCCAGTCGCATGGCGTCGTCTGCATGGGCTATGCCCTTGACTTCTTGGGCCGGGTTGATACGCATACCTGCACGCCGGTAGGTGTGGTCGGGGGCACCCAGGAGCCACGGCACGGAGGCCACCACGACGCCGGGTGTGAAAAGCAGGGCGGTCTTAAGGCGGAGGGCCATCTGGTTGTGCAGGGGTTGTTCCCACCAGTGCGCCACCAGGTACTCGGGCAGGAAAACCACCACCAGGTCGCGGGGGGACTCGCGGCGCACGGATCGCACGTAAGAGACCACAGGACGGATCACGTCACGGAACGGTGAGTCTAGGACTGTCAGTGGAACTGCCAGGTCGGCCTCCTCCCACTCGTGGAGCACGCGCTCGGTGCCGCCGTCGCCAATATCAACGGTGACCGCCTCAATGGAGGTGGGGTGGGTGGACTGGGCGTAGCTGAGCGCCCGCAGGGTGGGTTGGTGCAAGCGTGAGGCCAGGACGATGGCGTGCACGTGGGCGGGCAGCAGGCGGGCTTCACCGAGGTCCGCCACGGCCAGCTCTTCACTGACGCGCCGGTAGTGGCGGCGGATGGAACTCATGACCACGTAGAGGACTGCCATGACCAACAAGGTGATCCAGGCTCCGCGAGTCACCTTGGTCACCAGGACGATCAGGAGTACTAGGCCGGTGCCGACCACACCTATGGAGTTAATAATGCGAGAGCGGCGCATACGGTTGCGATTGCGAGAGTCGGTGGCCAGAGCCAGTTCACGGCTCCAGTGGCGCACCATGCCGATCTGGGAGAGCGTGAAGGAGATGAACACCCCAATGATGTAGAGCTGGATTAGCCGGTTGGTCTCCGCCTGGAATCCCAGGATGAAGGCGATGGCACCTAACCACAACACGATGATGCCGTTGGAGTAGGCCAGGCGGTCACCCCGCTGGGTGAGCTGGCGGGGCAGGAGTTCGTCGCGCCCCAGGACGCTGGCCAGCACGGGAAAACCGTTGAAGGCGGTATTGGCGGCCAGGACCAGGATCAGGCCGGTCACCACGGTGACCAGGTAGAACATGGGCAGGAAGCCGGAGAAGACCGTACGGGCGATCTGGCCGATCACCGGGTCCTGGTGGTAACTCTCCCCCAGGGGCACACCGTTGCTGAGCAGATTGGTCTCCGGATCCTCCACCATGTGCACACCGGTGGCGCCAGCTAGGTGCACCACGCTCATGAGCATCGCCGTGGCGATTGCCCCTAGCAGCAGCAACGTGGTGGCAGCATTCTTGGACTTGGGGTGCTTGAAGCTGGGCACGCCATTGGAAATCGCCTCCACGCCGGTCAGGGCCGCGCAGCCGGAGGAGAAGGCACGCAGGATCAGAAAGGCGCCAGCCAGGCCGGTCAGCCCCGACTCCCAGCCCGTCGTCGGGACAATCTCGTAGGCGGCAGACGCCGCCTGCCCCAAGGTCCCGGTCACTTCTTGCACCAGCCCGGCAACAGCCATCACCCCTATGGCCAGCATGTAGATGTAGGTAGGGATGGCGAAGGCCCCGCCGGATTCGCGGGCTCCGCGCAGGTTCAGGACCGCCAGGAGAGTGACGATGCCCACGGCAATCCACACCTTGTAGGGCGCTAAGGACGGGACTGCGGCTACCAGGTAGGAGGAACCGGAGGAGATTGAGACCGCCACAGTAAGCACATAGTCCACCAGCAGCGCAGAGGCCACCACTAGGCCCGCACGCTCACCGAGATTGGTGGTGACTACCTCGTAGTCGCCACCGCCGGAGGGGTAGGCGTGGACAGTTTGCCGGTAGGAGGCCACCACGACGACGAGCACACCGACGACTGCCAGGGCGATCCAGGGCGCCAGGGCGGTGGCCGCGACCCCGGCCACCGCCAGGGTGACCAGCACCTCGTCAGGGGCGTACCCGACGGATGACAGGGCGTCGGAAGCGAAGACCGGCAAGGCGATCCGTTTGGGCAGGAGTGTCTGTCCGAGCGCTGCGCTCGGCACGGGACGCCCTACCAGCAGCCGTTTGAGGCTATCTGCGAAGTCACGCACGAGAGGAGATGCTACGTCTGCTCTATCGGCCACGCATAGGTGGGGGTACGGTTGCATCCGTGCACTTCATCATTATGGGGTGCGGTCGCGTGGGGGCCTCCATGGCCACGCAGCTTGACCGCATGGGCCACTCGGTGGCCGTCATTGACCTGAACGCTGACTCCTTCCGCCGCCTGCCACCAGCATTTTCTGGCCGAAAGATCAAAGGTATCGGTTTCGACCAGGACGCTCTTGAGCAGGCTGGCATTGATGAGGCTTACGCCTTTGCCGCCGTCTCCAATGGTGACAACTCCAACATCGTCTCTGCCCGGGTGGCGCGAGAGACCTTTGGTGTGGAGCGAGTGGTGGCACGCATCTATGACGCCCGGCGCGCTGACGTCTACGAGCGCCTAGGTATCCCCACGGTGGCTACGGTCCGCCAGACCGCCGAGCAGATGATGCGGCGGATGCTGCCCTCTGGCTCCGCCCGGGAGTTCGACGACGTTTCCGGTGCGGTCACCCTGGTTCAGCCCGATGTGGCTCCGGCCTGGGTGGGCACCTCCGTGAACTTTCTACAGGACCGCTCCGGCGCGCGGGTCGCCTGGATCTCCCGGGGCTCCTCCGCCTTTGTGCCCACCGGTAGCACCCTGATCCAGGAGCACGACCGCCTGCATGTGGCAGTGCTATCCGAAAAGGTCAGCTCGGTGCAGCGCACCCTGTCCCGCCCGCCCGCCAAGGAGGCCTGAGCATGCGGATCATCATTGCCGGAGCAGGTTCTGTGGGCCGTTCTATCGCCAGCGAACTCATCAGCCACGGTCACGAGGTAACCCTGCTGGACCGCTCCGCAGAGGCCATGCGCATCGCCTCCGTGCCAGACGCGGACTGGCACCTGGCGGACGCCTGTGACGTGGACGCCCTGGAGGAGGCTGGCGCCGCAGACTGCGACGTCGTGGTGGCCGCCACTGGTGATGACAAAGCCAACTTGGTGATCTCCCTGCTCGCCAAAACCGAGTACGGGGTGCCACGCACCGTGGCGCGTGTGAACAACCCCAAGAATGAGTGGCTTTTTGACGACACTTGGGGCGTGGACGTAGCCGTGTCCACCCCGCGCATCATGACGGCGCTGGTGGAGGAGGCGGTCAGTGTTGGTTCACTGGTCTCGGTTTTCACCTTCCACCAGTCGGGCGCCTCCATGCACGAGCTGACGCTGGCGCCTGATTCGCCGGTGATCGGCGAGCTGATCTCCTCGGTGGAACTGCCGCCGCACACGGTGATTGCTGCGATCCTGCGCGACTACCGGCCTATCAACCCTGATGAGCACGAGCGTTTTGAGCGGGGGGACGAGATCCTCTTCCTTACCGCCCAGGAGGGTGCCGACCAGCTGGCGGAGATCCCCGCATTGTTCAGCACGCAGGACCTGCCGGTGGTTCCGGCCCGGGCTGACACTGTGCCTGGCGCGTCTTCCGGCCAGGTCAGTGCTGCTCAACCTCCGGCACAGGCCTGATCACCAGCCACACAAACCACAGAGTCAGTGCGAACAGTGGCAGCCCCAGGGCTAGGCGGGCGATACCCAGAGCCCCGAGGGTCTGTTCCCCTGCCAGGTACAAGGGGAGTTCCACCACCAAGCGCAGCGCGAACATGGCTGCCAGGATGGTGGTGCCCAGGTAGTAGCGGCGCCGCTCGCCGCGTTGCGTGGGGTTTTTACGCCAGGTGAACCACGTAGCAGCCGCCTTGTGCTCGGCGTCAACGTCCGCAGCATCAGTGGCCTTGACAGCATCCGCAAAGGCGACGGCGTCATCCTGCGTCGCCTTAGCCTCCGCGCCCGCTTTCGTCAGCTCCCCTGAGGCCCGGTGCCACAGCTCCATGAGTACGCCAACCAGGGGAAATCCCAGTAGGAGTGACAAAAGGCAGGCACTGAGCCAGACGGCGTTGATGATCAGGCCGGTGGCGTAGAAGTTCACGGCCTCGCCGCTGCGCCAGGCCCACAGGGCTGACAGGCCAGCTAGGGCGGCGCCGCCGAAAACCTGGGTCAGGTTTTGGCGCTGGACCAACCGCGCCACCATGGCGATACCGCTCACGGCCAGTGAAGCCACCAGTGCTGGCACAAGTGCCTTTGGTCGTACAGCCAGAACCAGGATGAAGACGAGGGTCGGGGTCATGGACTCCACAACCCCACGCCAGCCGCCTACCGCAGCAGCGACGTCGAAGCGCTCTGAGTCGATGGCGCCTAGGCCGGTGCGGCTGGCGGATACGGGAGCGCTGTTCTTCCGGGTCTCAGTCATTGGCCTGGTCCTAGCAGCTCGTAGGCGGGGTTGTAGATGATGGGGCGGGAGCGCCCTGCGGTGACCATGCCTTCTGTAATGAGGTGCGCACCCGGGACCACCCCGGCGATGTCACGCCGCCCCAGCCAGATAAGGTCCACCGCACCGGTGCCGTCGTAAAGCCGGGCCACCAGCACTGGTTTGGCGGAGGCGGGGCGGTGCGTGACCGCCTGCAGCACACCAGAGACGCGCACGCGGCTCCTGGGCTCGATCTGGTCCAGGTGTATGGTGCCGCGGCGGCAGGCGTCAGCCGCCTCAGTACGGGCAGTCAAGTCCTCACGGCTGGGGCTCAGCCGTTTGAAGAAGCCCCCCAGGCGGCACAGAACGCTCATCGCACCTCAGCGATAGTTGGGCCGGGGGCCAGCGGATCGAGCCCGGGTAGGTCCTCCGCCTCGGGGCCAGGCGCCTGACCGGGGGCGTGGATGGGCAGCGCCTCGCGAGGGGGGCGCGGCACCTCGTCGCGGTGCACCACGATCCCTGAGAGGACCTCCTCAAGTGTCTTGGCCGCTTCCTTGGAGGTGGCGGCGGGGCCCAGGAAGTCAGCGCGCAGCAGCCAGCGTGGACCGTCCAGGCCAACTAGGCGTAGGTCGTGCTTGGCACGCTTACCAGACTGGTCCACTGCGATGACGACGGTCTTGAGTTCCCGTCCAAAGCTGCCATCCTCAACGGTGACGTCTCCGCCTTGGTCGGTGATCATGGTGGTGAGTTCCTGGCGCACCTCATCCCACAGGGATTCGGAGCGGGGTGCGGCCATAACCCTCAGGCTCATGAGGGAGCCGCCGAGCACCAGAGAGACGGCGGCGATGTCCGCGCCTGGGTGGGGAGCTTCGAAACGCAACTGCATGCCGTCCACCACGGGGATGCGCAGAGAGCCTAGGTCGATGCGAGTGACATCGTCGTCAGGCAGGTTGCGTGAGTCCCAGGGGCCCTTCACAGTGCCGTCTGTCGAGGTGCCCTGCTCGTCCTTGTCTTCCACCTTGTCCTTTGCGGTGGCGTCGGCGTCTTTGTCGCGACGGAGGGAGAATAGTGCCATGGCTGGGCCTCTTTCGGTGGGAACGGCGGTGGCGGCCCGGAGTTACCGAGCGCCAGACTTGCACGGTGCTGGTGTCAGCCAGCGCAGTCGGTGCAGACGGCCAGGCCGGTGCTGTCGTCAACGTACGCCAGCTGGCTGCGGTGGTGCACCAGGAAGCACTCAGAACAGGTGAACTCGTCCTCCAGTTGAGGCACGACGCGCACAGAAAGCTCCTCACGGGAGAGGTCGGCGCCGGGGAGCTCAAAGCCCTCAGCCACCTCGTTCTCGTCCTCCTCGATCGCAGCAGAGGACTGGTCCTTTTGGCGCGCTGTCAACTCTTCGAGCGAATCAGCCTCAGGCTCGTCGTCATTCTTGCGCGGGGCGTCATAATCGGTAGCCATTGCCTCGTCACTCTCTATGCTGGATCGCTCTCGGGCAGCACCATGAACCAGGGCACAGTCACGCCCGTCCGATAAGGGCAGCCGGATACTAGCACTTGCCCACCCGTAGGAGAAGAGAGAGTTTCACGACCGTGTCCAGGTCATATTCATAGGCCCCCGGGCGCGCAGTCCTGCAGCGGAGCACACAGGGCCTGGAGGTGGCCTAATCTGGGGTCTTTCTAGCGGGGCACACCGGGAAGCCTCCCCCAAATAACGATCGGTAGATGGCAGTCTTGCGCTTGAAGGAGGCAATCACATGATTGATCTGGAGCTGCTGGGAGCGAACGGCGACGCCATCGTCATGACCGACCCTAAGGGGCAGCGCTACAAGCTCATCATCGATGACGCCCTGCGTGCTGCTGTGCGGCGTGACCGTCCGGCAGCCTTGGACTCCCCCAGCACCGCTGAGACGGGCAAGGCCCTTACGCCCCGCGAAATCCAGACCCTGTTGCGCTCTGGTGCCACAGCGGAAGAGGTTGCTGCCACTACTGGTCTTTCTATTGAGCATGTGCACCGATTTGAGGGGCCGGTGCTGGCGGAACGCAGCTGGGCGGTGGACCAGGCGCGGGCCTGCCGCATTGGCTGGGAGAAAGACTCGCCGGTTCTAGGTGAACTGGTGGTTGACCGTTTGGCCACGCGTGGTGTCGGCCCGGAGATGCTTGAGTGGGACGCGGTGCGTGAAGGCCGTGCTCCCTGGGAGGTGCTGCTGACCTTCGTGCAAGGTGCGGAGGAAAAGCAGGCCCGCTGGGTGCTGGACTTGTCCTCGCGTGCGGTCACCGCCCTAGATGATGAGGCGCGCTGGCTGACTGAGGCGGCTAGTGCTGTGCGCCGCCCGGCTGTGTTTGACCAGGACTCTCGGGCACGTGGGGCCTCCGCGCAGGGCGGTCACGGCGTTGGGGTTGGCATGGGTTCGCGCTCGGTTCCACCTGCTTCACCGTTGTCTCCGGCGGACCCTCCTTCGGTAGAGACGGCGGACGCAGCACCCAGCACAATTGAGGCTGCCTCGCGGCAGGTTGGCAGCCTCCCCCCGACCCGACCGACGGCACCCCCAGAATCCACCGATGCATTACTGGCCGACCTGGCCGCCAGCCGGGGCATGCGGGTGCAACCAAGAGTTCCCGAGGAGTCAGGGGCGATGCCGGTGGTCAGCGAACAGGAGACTGCTGCTGCCCGTCAGGAGGATGTGACGCAGGCTGC belongs to Actinomyces trachealis and includes:
- a CDS encoding DUF3159 domain-containing protein, giving the protein MTETRKNSAPVSASRTGLGAIDSERFDVAAAVGGWRGVVESMTPTLVFILVLAVRPKALVPALVASLAVSGIAMVARLVQRQNLTQVFGGAALAGLSALWAWRSGEAVNFYATGLIINAVWLSACLLSLLLGFPLVGVLMELWHRASGELTKAGAEAKATQDDAVAFADAVKATDAADVDAEHKAAATWFTWRKNPTQRGERRRYYLGTTILAAMFALRLVVELPLYLAGEQTLGALGIARLALGLPLFALTLWFVWLVIRPVPEVEQH
- a CDS encoding class I SAM-dependent RNA methyltransferase, giving the protein MSEQQTPAAADSQVEELILNVGAPAHGGHCVSRLKDDPTGPVVFVRHALPGETVCARLTERGARSWRAETTEVLVASPDRVRPAWAQAGAGGVGGGELSHVALPAQRTWKRWVLADCLRRIGGQKVVDAVAALPEAKGGSIAVEAMPSEQAAEASDSSQVRAHAGTATRTRVGLAATADGQLGMHGFRSGEVLPLHSLPLAVREIQELGLTERAVWRRGLTPGDTLRAVAPSAGEPLVLVGQQVMNAQGRPTTRRRVEEVVDASGLGLGQLRYSLHADSFWQVHRDAPTVLVDRVVRAALSPEPTAAGSTSQTEALQEDTGLKVLELYSGAGLFTLPLTLLTGEVRSIEGAQTAVRDARRLLHSHTGAHLFAGRVSARSVAGVGEAFGNGQQRADVVVLDPPRAGAGREAVAAVCALEPQRVVMVACDPASLARDLGTFLCGAYRLVAMSALDMFPHTHHFETIAVLERA
- a CDS encoding DUF4193 domain-containing protein, whose product is MATDYDAPRKNDDEPEADSLEELTARQKDQSSAAIEEDENEVAEGFELPGADLSREELSVRVVPQLEDEFTCSECFLVHHRSQLAYVDDSTGLAVCTDCAG
- a CDS encoding DUF3710 domain-containing protein produces the protein MALFSLRRDKDADATAKDKVEDKDEQGTSTDGTVKGPWDSRNLPDDDVTRIDLGSLRIPVVDGMQLRFEAPHPGADIAAVSLVLGGSLMSLRVMAAPRSESLWDEVRQELTTMITDQGGDVTVEDGSFGRELKTVVIAVDQSGKRAKHDLRLVGLDGPRWLLRADFLGPAATSKEAAKTLEEVLSGIVVHRDEVPRPPREALPIHAPGQAPGPEAEDLPGLDPLAPGPTIAEVR
- a CDS encoding potassium channel family protein, whose protein sequence is MHFIIMGCGRVGASMATQLDRMGHSVAVIDLNADSFRRLPPAFSGRKIKGIGFDQDALEQAGIDEAYAFAAVSNGDNSNIVSARVARETFGVERVVARIYDARRADVYERLGIPTVATVRQTAEQMMRRMLPSGSAREFDDVSGAVTLVQPDVAPAWVGTSVNFLQDRSGARVAWISRGSSAFVPTGSTLIQEHDRLHVAVLSEKVSSVQRTLSRPPAKEA
- a CDS encoding OB-fold nucleic acid binding domain-containing protein; amino-acid sequence: MSVLCRLGGFFKRLSPSREDLTARTEAADACRRGTIHLDQIEPRSRVRVSGVLQAVTHRPASAKPVLVARLYDGTGAVDLIWLGRRDIAGVVPGAHLITEGMVTAGRSRPIIYNPAYELLGPGQ
- a CDS encoding potassium channel family protein, whose product is MRIIIAGAGSVGRSIASELISHGHEVTLLDRSAEAMRIASVPDADWHLADACDVDALEEAGAADCDVVVAATGDDKANLVISLLAKTEYGVPRTVARVNNPKNEWLFDDTWGVDVAVSTPRIMTALVEEAVSVGSLVSVFTFHQSGASMHELTLAPDSPVIGELISSVELPPHTVIAAILRDYRPINPDEHERFERGDEILFLTAQEGADQLAEIPALFSTQDLPVVPARADTVPGASSGQVSAAQPPAQA
- a CDS encoding APC family permease, whose amino-acid sequence is MRDFADSLKRLLVGRPVPSAALGQTLLPKRIALPVFASDALSSVGYAPDEVLVTLAVAGVAATALAPWIALAVVGVLVVVVASYRQTVHAYPSGGGDYEVVTTNLGERAGLVVASALLVDYVLTVAVSISSGSSYLVAAVPSLAPYKVWIAVGIVTLLAVLNLRGARESGGAFAIPTYIYMLAIGVMAVAGLVQEVTGTLGQAASAAYEIVPTTGWESGLTGLAGAFLILRAFSSGCAALTGVEAISNGVPSFKHPKSKNAATTLLLLGAIATAMLMSVVHLAGATGVHMVEDPETNLLSNGVPLGESYHQDPVIGQIARTVFSGFLPMFYLVTVVTGLILVLAANTAFNGFPVLASVLGRDELLPRQLTQRGDRLAYSNGIIVLWLGAIAFILGFQAETNRLIQLYIIGVFISFTLSQIGMVRHWSRELALATDSRNRNRMRRSRIINSIGVVGTGLVLLIVLVTKVTRGAWITLLVMAVLYVVMSSIRRHYRRVSEELAVADLGEARLLPAHVHAIVLASRLHQPTLRALSYAQSTHPTSIEAVTVDIGDGGTERVLHEWEEADLAVPLTVLDSPFRDVIRPVVSYVRSVRRESPRDLVVVFLPEYLVAHWWEQPLHNQMALRLKTALLFTPGVVVASVPWLLGAPDHTYRRAGMRINPAQEVKGIAHADDAMRLASKDRRATTRAATEAKIDNLKDLKKGRPRV
- the sepH gene encoding septation protein SepH, which gives rise to MIDLELLGANGDAIVMTDPKGQRYKLIIDDALRAAVRRDRPAALDSPSTAETGKALTPREIQTLLRSGATAEEVAATTGLSIEHVHRFEGPVLAERSWAVDQARACRIGWEKDSPVLGELVVDRLATRGVGPEMLEWDAVREGRAPWEVLLTFVQGAEEKQARWVLDLSSRAVTALDDEARWLTEAASAVRRPAVFDQDSRARGASAQGGHGVGVGMGSRSVPPASPLSPADPPSVETADAAPSTIEAASRQVGSLPPTRPTAPPESTDALLADLAASRGMRVQPRVPEESGAMPVVSEQETAAARQEDVTQAAEVVSIADRRRVNPVPPTGNHPAGTRLPAREDDETVASPLVAQALQESPTKETEQVLSRQEELPDTPPDPAKASAKAAAQGPAAGSTASRSKRRNRRSVPSWDEIVFGAKPE